The following are encoded together in the Bacillus sp. V2I10 genome:
- the phnG gene encoding phosphonate C-P lyase system protein PhnG gives MKKSRLSKILIEGNPNLLKKLSAQVEETHTVNVKRSPSTGLVMMKTRDSVSRQPFYMGEVLITDCTVEVHGSQGLGVLMGEESDRAYSLAVVDAAFNAKLPLAGFWLHELEEEERNIAKLKQKEMSILARSQVSFDTMEDYNDKS, from the coding sequence ATGAAAAAATCAAGGTTATCAAAGATTTTAATAGAAGGAAATCCAAATCTGCTTAAGAAATTATCAGCCCAAGTTGAGGAAACTCACACAGTTAATGTAAAGCGTTCACCAAGTACTGGTCTTGTCATGATGAAAACGCGTGATTCGGTTTCCAGGCAGCCATTTTATATGGGTGAAGTTCTCATTACAGACTGCACCGTTGAAGTTCATGGCTCACAAGGATTGGGTGTCCTTATGGGCGAAGAGTCTGACCGGGCATATTCGCTTGCCGTTGTGGATGCCGCCTTTAATGCAAAGCTTCCGCTTGCTGGGTTTTGGCTTCATGAACTTGAAGAGGAAGAAAGGAACATAGCAAAGCTAAAGCAAAAAGAAATGTCAATACTTGCTCGTTCACAAGTAAGTTTTGACACGATGGAGGATTACAATGACAAAAGTTGA
- a CDS encoding ABC transporter permease subunit: MQGNFFLKKRIQSAVILAVLLSVTYGAMMITQFSLKDGLASIPKAIVWGFSNFYPTSESLENLPSIFDKLIETLLISIAAASVASVLAVFFAIAGSKTTKVNGFFAGLSRGIATLFRNIDVAAWAMILLFSFGQSSLTGYFALFFVSFGFLTRAFMETIDEVGHGAVEALQATGAGYFTVIVHSVIPASLPQMISWVLFMIETNIRSATLVGILTGTGIGFSFDLYYKSLNYSSASLVVLLIVGSILLIEAASNYVRRVIL; the protein is encoded by the coding sequence ATGCAGGGTAACTTCTTTTTGAAAAAACGAATTCAATCTGCAGTGATCTTGGCTGTTCTTTTATCAGTCACATACGGGGCGATGATGATCACGCAATTTAGTTTGAAAGATGGGTTAGCCTCCATTCCAAAAGCGATTGTATGGGGATTTTCAAATTTTTATCCAACTAGTGAATCATTAGAAAATCTTCCTTCTATCTTTGATAAGTTAATTGAAACGTTGCTGATTTCCATTGCAGCAGCATCTGTGGCATCCGTGCTTGCGGTATTCTTTGCTATTGCCGGTTCAAAAACAACGAAAGTAAATGGTTTTTTTGCCGGTTTGAGCAGAGGAATTGCGACCTTGTTCAGGAATATCGATGTTGCTGCCTGGGCCATGATTTTGCTCTTTTCCTTTGGACAAAGCTCGCTGACAGGATACTTTGCTTTATTTTTTGTGTCCTTTGGTTTTTTGACAAGAGCATTCATGGAAACGATTGATGAAGTCGGTCATGGCGCGGTTGAAGCATTGCAGGCAACAGGCGCCGGTTATTTTACGGTGATTGTTCACTCCGTCATTCCGGCGAGTCTTCCTCAAATGATCAGCTGGGTGCTGTTTATGATTGAGACGAATATCAGAAGTGCGACGCTCGTAGGAATCCTGACTGGGACAGGCATTGGATTTTCTTTTGACCTTTATTATAAAAGTCTTAATTACTCTTCTGCGAGCTTAGTCGTTCTTTTGATAGTTGGGTCCATTTTGCTGATTGAAGCGGCCTCAAATTATGTGAGGAGGGTGATTTTATAA
- a CDS encoding TIM barrel protein, translating to MKFSLCIGAYKGKDAIYHLEKIKEHGFHGLEYYSWWDLDLEKISKEQERIGAGIIATCTRYFNLVDSSRRAEYLAGLKETIEACKILGTQSIITQTGNVQDGVSREVQQQAMIETLKQCAVMCEDADVILEVEPLNGLVDHQGHFLQYSDEAVSIIDKVDSPNVKLVFDVYHQQITEGNVIRNATKYAERINHYHIADNPGRNQPGSGELNYVNILKAIKETGYNGFVGLECGYTKNTDEALEEFSQTIIKNVFPSEAGAR from the coding sequence ATGAAGTTTTCTCTTTGTATAGGTGCTTATAAAGGGAAGGATGCTATTTACCATTTAGAGAAGATTAAAGAACATGGCTTTCACGGTTTGGAGTATTACAGCTGGTGGGACCTTGATCTGGAAAAGATCTCAAAGGAACAGGAGCGGATTGGTGCAGGCATTATTGCTACCTGCACACGCTATTTTAATTTAGTTGATTCAAGCAGGCGTGCTGAATATTTAGCAGGTTTGAAAGAAACCATTGAAGCATGTAAAATTCTTGGAACTCAATCTATTATTACTCAAACCGGCAATGTTCAGGATGGTGTATCCCGGGAAGTACAGCAGCAGGCAATGATTGAAACATTAAAACAGTGTGCTGTTATGTGTGAGGATGCCGATGTCATTCTTGAAGTTGAACCTTTGAATGGACTTGTTGATCATCAGGGACATTTCCTCCAATATTCAGATGAAGCTGTGTCAATTATTGATAAAGTCGACAGTCCGAATGTTAAATTAGTATTTGATGTGTACCATCAGCAGATTACAGAGGGGAATGTCATTCGAAACGCAACGAAATATGCAGAGCGAATCAACCACTACCATATTGCTGATAATCCTGGGCGGAATCAGCCTGGTTCTGGAGAACTGAATTATGTCAATATCCTTAAGGCCATTAAAGAAACGGGGTACAATGGTTTTGTAGGGTTAGAGTGCGGTTATACGAAAAATACGGATGAAGCTCTAGAAGAATTTTCACAAACCATTATTAAAAATGTATTTCCATCTGAAGCGGGTGCTAGATAA
- a CDS encoding PhnD/SsuA/transferrin family substrate-binding protein: MKKWFVLMFLFSFAAILSACSADAQSGSGGSDDTLTIAWYPNESGADLKGAREEIGKVVEEATGKKVEHKTTTDYIIAIESIANGNADIAFMGAQGYIEANAKNDKVQPLVVPSGASGTIDDAVYHSWLAVQKENAESYKDGEEFKIDEIKDKKFSFVSNSSTSGFKVPSDGIVSYFSKMDEYKDLKAEDLLEGGKFFSEVQYGGSHQGSAVNLLTGKSDAAAFCDTCVQNYVELSEGDENTAGAVYKVKEDAAEPFNTVPGKEFTLISVTPVLNAPFTVNTETVSEEDIKSLKEVFTSDEMASNKNIFVPEDSETSGLFYKTDKERFLEVEDAWFDPIRELSK, translated from the coding sequence ATGAAAAAATGGTTTGTTCTTATGTTCCTGTTTAGTTTTGCGGCAATTTTGTCTGCTTGTTCAGCTGACGCACAAAGCGGAAGCGGCGGCAGTGATGATACGCTGACGATTGCCTGGTATCCTAATGAATCCGGGGCTGATTTAAAAGGCGCACGCGAGGAAATCGGTAAAGTGGTTGAAGAAGCAACTGGCAAAAAAGTTGAGCACAAAACGACGACAGATTACATTATTGCAATCGAATCGATTGCAAATGGAAATGCAGATATCGCATTTATGGGAGCGCAAGGCTACATCGAAGCTAATGCTAAAAACGATAAAGTACAGCCGCTGGTTGTTCCAAGCGGTGCATCAGGCACAATCGACGATGCTGTTTATCACAGCTGGCTTGCTGTACAAAAAGAAAATGCAGAGTCATATAAAGACGGCGAAGAATTCAAGATTGATGAAATCAAAGATAAAAAGTTTTCATTTGTCTCAAACAGCTCTACTTCTGGTTTTAAAGTACCTTCAGACGGCATTGTTTCCTACTTCAGCAAAATGGACGAGTACAAAGATCTTAAAGCAGAAGACCTGCTAGAAGGCGGAAAGTTTTTCAGCGAGGTTCAATATGGCGGTTCCCATCAAGGATCTGCAGTGAATTTACTGACAGGAAAATCAGATGCAGCAGCTTTTTGTGATACGTGTGTACAAAACTATGTTGAGCTATCTGAAGGTGATGAGAATACTGCAGGAGCTGTATACAAAGTTAAAGAGGATGCTGCGGAGCCATTTAATACAGTCCCCGGTAAAGAGTTCACGTTAATTTCTGTCACACCGGTATTGAATGCACCATTTACAGTCAATACAGAAACAGTCAGTGAAGAAGATATTAAATCTCTTAAAGAAGTCTTTACTTCTGATGAAATGGCAAGCAATAAGAATATTTTCGTTCCGGAAGATTCAGAGACTTCAGGCTTGTTCTACAAAACGGACAAAGAACGTTTCCTTGAAGTTGAAGATGCATGGTTTGATCCGATCCGTGAATTATCTAAATAA
- a CDS encoding ATP-binding cassette domain-containing protein: protein MIQPSADTPLLKVRNLNKRFGKGCTHCHSPQDLNSNDNRCPKCGSVWACIDVNVDLYQGEILGIVGESGSGKSSFVKSLYFDDAVTSGEATISTYHDGKANIFSVSAQQKRYIRNYMMGMVYQNPWLGLKMSFSSGGNIAEKLIASGTYHVGNIRERASDLLLHVEIPVSRMDELPKNFSGGMQQRVQISKAMANNPPILLLDEVTTGLDLSVQAKVLDLIRCIQREFGVSMIVVSHDLGVIRMLADRTLVMKSGRVVEQGLTDQILEDPEHPYTQLLVHSLL from the coding sequence ATGATCCAGCCATCGGCGGACACCCCTCTATTAAAAGTAAGAAACCTGAATAAACGATTTGGGAAAGGATGCACTCATTGTCATTCACCGCAGGATCTTAATAGCAATGACAACCGTTGTCCAAAATGCGGCAGTGTCTGGGCGTGTATTGATGTAAATGTGGATTTGTATCAAGGAGAAATTTTGGGAATCGTCGGCGAAAGCGGTTCAGGGAAGAGCTCCTTCGTTAAGAGCCTCTATTTTGATGATGCTGTCACTTCAGGAGAAGCAACAATCTCCACATACCATGACGGAAAAGCTAACATTTTTTCAGTCTCTGCCCAGCAGAAACGGTACATTCGCAATTACATGATGGGAATGGTTTATCAAAACCCATGGCTCGGTCTTAAAATGTCGTTTTCAAGCGGCGGAAACATTGCAGAAAAATTAATCGCGTCAGGGACCTACCATGTCGGAAACATCCGTGAACGCGCATCAGATCTGCTTCTGCATGTTGAAATTCCGGTCAGCCGGATGGATGAGCTTCCGAAGAATTTCAGCGGCGGCATGCAGCAGCGCGTGCAGATTTCAAAAGCGATGGCGAATAATCCTCCCATTCTTTTGCTTGATGAAGTGACAACTGGCCTGGATTTATCGGTACAGGCAAAAGTATTGGATCTTATCCGCTGCATTCAGCGTGAGTTTGGCGTATCCATGATTGTTGTATCCCATGATCTTGGCGTGATTCGCATGCTTGCTGACCGGACGCTTGTGATGAAAAGCGGAAGAGTTGTCGAACAGGGATTAACCGACCAAATCTTAGAAGATCCAGAGCACCCTTATACTCAATTGCTTGTGCATTCTCTTTTATAA
- the phnH gene encoding phosphonate C-P lyase system protein PhnH, which produces MTKVEPFDAVNNTQQIYRKLLDCMARPGKVNSIEPYLAQEDHESLFSKPLLSLAYTLVDREVSFHVIADLKEKAEQYIYWQTFSQTAELHEAHYVFIGKQLSDAEIQSVMNEVKAGTLEDPHLSATILIQVNTLTDGYGDGMKLKLTGPGIQGAREVYTDGLPSAWIAERKKINNEFPLGVDMILTTSSGEIMAIPRTTVIEREEI; this is translated from the coding sequence ATGACAAAAGTTGAGCCGTTTGATGCTGTGAACAATACACAGCAAATTTACCGCAAGCTTCTGGATTGCATGGCAAGACCGGGTAAAGTGAATTCCATTGAGCCTTATTTAGCCCAAGAGGATCATGAGAGTTTATTTTCTAAGCCCCTGCTTAGTCTTGCTTATACGCTTGTCGATCGGGAAGTGAGTTTTCACGTGATAGCTGATCTTAAAGAAAAGGCTGAACAATATATATATTGGCAGACTTTCAGCCAAACTGCCGAGCTGCATGAAGCCCATTATGTTTTTATCGGGAAGCAGCTGAGTGATGCAGAGATTCAAAGTGTAATGAATGAAGTAAAGGCTGGAACTCTGGAAGATCCTCATTTAAGCGCAACGATTCTGATTCAAGTGAATACACTGACAGATGGTTATGGAGATGGCATGAAGCTAAAGTTAACTGGCCCTGGCATTCAAGGCGCAAGAGAGGTATATACAGATGGACTGCCTTCTGCTTGGATCGCCGAGAGAAAGAAAATAAACAATGAATTTCCGCTCGGAGTTGACATGATTCTGACAACCTCTTCTGGTGAAATCATGGCGATTCCACGTACTACAGTGATTGAAAGGGAGGAGATCTGA
- a CDS encoding DapH/DapD/GlmU-related protein, whose protein sequence is MKLSEKPTIHEGANVLDSTLGAWTEIGANSVIEESIIGDYTYTAGDAQITYSEVGKYCSIASHVRIHPVNHPMWRVTQHHLTYRRVLYDLAEYDDTEFFEWRKDHKVTIGHDVWIGHGAIIMPGVSIGTGAVIGSGAVVTKDVPPYMIAAGVPAKPIKERFPKEIAEKLLEIAWWNWDRPTLEERFEELNNVELFIRKYGK, encoded by the coding sequence ATGAAATTATCAGAAAAACCAACCATTCATGAGGGTGCAAATGTTCTTGACAGTACACTTGGCGCCTGGACAGAAATAGGAGCAAACTCCGTTATAGAAGAATCTATCATTGGTGATTACACCTATACTGCCGGAGATGCTCAAATTACGTATTCAGAGGTCGGGAAGTATTGTTCAATTGCCTCCCATGTGAGAATTCATCCGGTTAATCACCCAATGTGGAGAGTCACGCAGCATCACTTGACCTACCGCAGAGTTCTATATGACTTAGCTGAATATGACGACACGGAGTTTTTCGAATGGAGAAAAGACCATAAAGTAACGATTGGCCATGATGTCTGGATCGGCCATGGTGCCATTATCATGCCGGGTGTATCGATTGGTACAGGTGCAGTCATCGGTTCTGGGGCTGTTGTGACCAAAGACGTCCCTCCTTACATGATTGCAGCTGGAGTGCCGGCAAAGCCTATTAAAGAGCGCTTTCCAAAAGAAATCGCGGAAAAACTGCTGGAGATTGCATGGTGGAATTGGGATCGCCCTACATTGGAAGAACGCTTTGAAGAATTAAATAATGTCGAACTTTTTATCCGGAAATATGGAAAGTAA
- the phnF gene encoding phosphonate metabolism transcriptional regulator PhnF, giving the protein MKVQDEAVLHLQIAESMIEKIRNGQYRESEKIPSENELCRQFHVNRHVVRQAIARMTNLGWVTPVQGKGCYINRIMKPVQYVLSSQTRFSENMSNQGVPHKSKLLHWEAGLPSEEEREHLQIQQNETVYRLEILRYVDEMPMSVTTTVFPESEVPGLENYFEDFHSLYGLLEKHYQFRPVRCKSIFHASLPFLKDAKVLLIPESVPIVQIESLMNHPGGSPVEYSIARVRSDMHRCLIEF; this is encoded by the coding sequence ATGAAGGTTCAGGATGAAGCCGTTTTGCATCTTCAGATCGCAGAATCGATGATTGAAAAAATCCGCAATGGCCAATACAGGGAAAGTGAAAAAATCCCTTCGGAAAATGAGCTATGCCGCCAATTTCATGTGAATCGGCATGTAGTAAGACAAGCCATTGCGAGAATGACCAACCTTGGCTGGGTCACACCGGTTCAGGGAAAAGGCTGCTATATTAATCGCATCATGAAACCCGTTCAATATGTTCTGTCCTCTCAAACCAGATTCTCTGAAAATATGTCAAATCAAGGCGTTCCGCATAAAAGCAAGCTGCTTCATTGGGAAGCGGGGCTGCCGTCAGAAGAAGAGCGGGAGCATCTGCAGATTCAGCAGAATGAGACAGTGTACCGTTTAGAGATTTTAAGATATGTAGATGAAATGCCGATGTCCGTCACGACAACCGTTTTTCCAGAATCAGAGGTTCCAGGGCTTGAAAATTATTTTGAGGATTTTCATTCCTTATATGGACTGCTGGAAAAACACTATCAGTTTCGCCCTGTGCGATGCAAATCCATTTTTCACGCAAGTCTTCCGTTTTTGAAAGATGCAAAGGTATTGCTGATCCCTGAGAGCGTGCCGATTGTGCAAATTGAAAGTCTGATGAATCATCCTGGGGGTTCCCCGGTGGAATACAGCATTGCGAGGGTCAGAAGCGACATGCATCGCTGCCTGATCGAATTTTAA
- the phnC gene encoding phosphonate ABC transporter ATP-binding protein: MTALLQLNGVSKQYGKDTKALSDVTFSVNEGEFVSIIGPSGAGKSTLLRCINRMIDATDGEILFDQANLNSLGKRDLRKARTKMGMIFQHYNLVNRLSVIENVLHGRLGYKSVFAGMLGIYKEEEKQEALKILRALGLFDQIYKRCDQLSGGQKQRVGIARALIQDPRLLLCDEPIASLDPNASKIIMDHLKTISKSMGITVLVNLHQVDVALTYSDRIIGVSKGKVVYDGPPKNITNEQIHSIYGSEAGELIMDAGGRNAG; encoded by the coding sequence ATGACAGCGTTGCTTCAGTTAAACGGAGTATCTAAGCAGTATGGGAAAGATACTAAGGCGTTATCAGATGTTACCTTCTCTGTAAACGAAGGAGAGTTTGTTTCCATTATCGGTCCATCTGGAGCGGGGAAATCGACGCTCCTTCGCTGCATCAACAGAATGATTGATGCAACAGACGGAGAAATACTATTTGATCAAGCAAATTTGAATTCTTTAGGAAAGCGGGATTTACGAAAAGCGAGAACGAAAATGGGTATGATATTTCAGCACTATAATCTTGTAAACCGCTTAAGTGTGATTGAAAATGTGCTGCATGGACGGCTTGGCTATAAGTCTGTTTTCGCTGGGATGTTAGGCATATACAAGGAAGAAGAAAAGCAGGAAGCATTAAAAATCCTTCGAGCATTGGGACTTTTCGATCAAATTTATAAGAGATGTGATCAGTTGAGCGGAGGGCAGAAACAGCGTGTCGGCATTGCAAGAGCCTTGATTCAAGACCCTAGACTGCTGCTTTGTGATGAACCGATAGCGTCCCTGGACCCGAATGCATCAAAAATTATTATGGATCATTTGAAAACAATCTCGAAATCAATGGGAATTACGGTCCTTGTCAATTTGCATCAAGTAGATGTGGCTTTAACCTATTCCGATCGCATCATCGGCGTCAGCAAGGGAAAGGTTGTATACGATGGCCCGCCGAAAAATATAACAAATGAACAAATACACAGTATTTATGGCTCAGAAGCGGGAGAATTGATTATGGATGCAGGTGGACGCAATGCAGGGTAA
- a CDS encoding alpha-D-ribose 1-methylphosphonate 5-triphosphate diphosphatase, whose amino-acid sequence MKIYHAKIATPENVIENGTIEILEGKIASITEGEPKAIGFEDIDAAGRWVFPGLVDSHSDAIELELEPRPSSTFPIEISFFELEKKLVGEGITTIYHSLSLMEENAKKWIRQNDTVLQVIDDIKRLSAGKQLIRHKTHLRYEITNTDAVEDVKRMMKDGKIDQLSFMDHTPGQGQFRDLEVHKRLLMDHRHFTEEEAIQVIEDSKLLPKLGGEILTKLSELAAEYNIPLASHDDDTLEKIELVKSWNAVISEFPIELDVAVKAKEEGLYVVMGAPNALLGKSHSNNVSALEAVQNGAVDILCSDYYPSSLLHAAFKLYKGGMPIYQAFNMVSLNPAKALGIDAEIGSIEEGKLADLIFISEEGVRPVLEMVMVNGQVVCQMNYHFPAAVPIPM is encoded by the coding sequence ATGAAAATCTATCATGCAAAAATCGCAACGCCTGAAAACGTCATCGAGAATGGGACGATTGAAATTCTTGAAGGGAAAATCGCTTCTATTACTGAAGGAGAACCGAAAGCGATTGGATTTGAGGATATTGATGCAGCAGGAAGATGGGTTTTCCCAGGTTTGGTTGATTCCCACAGCGATGCCATTGAATTAGAGCTGGAACCTCGTCCAAGCAGTACTTTTCCAATAGAAATCTCATTTTTCGAGCTGGAAAAAAAGCTTGTTGGAGAAGGTATTACGACAATCTATCATTCTTTATCGCTAATGGAAGAAAATGCAAAAAAATGGATTCGTCAAAATGATACGGTGCTTCAGGTAATTGATGATATTAAAAGGCTGTCTGCCGGAAAACAGCTGATCCGCCACAAAACACACTTAAGATATGAAATTACAAACACAGACGCAGTTGAAGATGTGAAAAGAATGATGAAGGACGGAAAAATTGATCAATTATCTTTTATGGATCACACGCCTGGACAAGGTCAATTTCGTGATTTAGAGGTTCATAAACGATTGTTAATGGATCACCGTCATTTTACAGAGGAAGAAGCAATACAGGTCATTGAAGACAGCAAGCTGCTGCCGAAATTAGGCGGTGAAATCTTAACGAAGCTGTCAGAGCTTGCAGCAGAATATAACATCCCCCTTGCCTCTCATGATGACGATACACTTGAGAAAATTGAATTGGTTAAATCATGGAACGCTGTCATAAGTGAGTTTCCAATTGAGCTTGATGTAGCAGTGAAGGCGAAGGAAGAAGGACTTTATGTTGTCATGGGTGCACCAAATGCCCTGCTTGGAAAATCACACAGCAATAACGTTTCTGCACTGGAAGCTGTTCAGAATGGTGCGGTTGATATTCTATGCTCTGACTATTATCCATCATCTTTATTGCATGCAGCTTTTAAATTGTATAAAGGAGGAATGCCAATCTATCAAGCTTTTAATATGGTGTCTTTAAATCCAGCGAAAGCGCTGGGCATTGATGCGGAAATAGGTTCGATTGAAGAAGGAAAGCTTGCAGATCTCATTTTTATCAGTGAAGAAGGTGTGCGTCCGGTTCTTGAAATGGTGATGGTAAATGGCCAGGTTGTCTGTCAAATGAATTATCACTTCCCTGCAGCAGTCCCAATTCCAATGTAA
- a CDS encoding alpha-D-ribose 1-methylphosphonate 5-phosphate C-P-lyase PhnJ produces MKQQLKQAYNYAFLDEGSKMEIRRSTLKAIAIPGYQVPFASRELPIGRGWGTGGLQLTLSLIGERDCVKVIDQGHDDSVNAVSIKKLIESCSTVITTNDSEEATIIQTRHRVPETPLREDQILVLQVPLPEPLRRVEAKEQETKKLHAEMDYSSMWLRLYEDIVHYGKITIGADYPSLVNGRYIFNPSPIPRYDLLKLHQAEGLYLFGAGREKKIYAIPPYTNVAPLEFEDYPFEAERFEGLSCHICGSEDTFLDEIYNSETGEKVHQCSDTGHCAKVQGERGLEV; encoded by the coding sequence ATGAAACAGCAGCTAAAGCAAGCATACAATTATGCTTTTTTAGACGAAGGATCAAAAATGGAAATTCGCCGTTCCACACTGAAAGCCATTGCCATTCCAGGCTATCAGGTCCCTTTTGCATCAAGAGAGCTGCCAATCGGCAGAGGCTGGGGAACAGGCGGACTGCAGCTTACATTATCATTGATCGGAGAGAGGGACTGTGTGAAGGTTATCGATCAAGGTCATGATGACAGCGTGAATGCGGTCAGCATAAAAAAGTTGATTGAATCTTGCTCAACCGTCATAACTACCAATGATTCTGAGGAAGCCACGATTATTCAAACCAGACACAGAGTACCTGAAACACCACTGCGAGAAGATCAAATATTAGTTTTGCAGGTGCCCCTGCCTGAACCGCTGAGAAGAGTAGAAGCAAAGGAGCAGGAAACGAAAAAGCTGCATGCTGAAATGGACTACAGCTCAATGTGGCTTAGATTATATGAAGATATTGTGCACTATGGAAAAATTACGATAGGCGCTGATTACCCAAGCTTGGTGAATGGCCGCTACATTTTTAATCCAAGTCCAATCCCGCGCTATGATTTGCTGAAGCTTCATCAGGCAGAGGGCCTCTATCTTTTCGGAGCAGGAAGGGAAAAGAAGATTTATGCCATTCCTCCTTATACGAATGTCGCTCCGCTTGAATTTGAGGATTATCCTTTTGAAGCAGAACGGTTTGAAGGTCTTTCATGTCATATATGCGGCAGTGAAGACACGTTCCTTGATGAAATATATAACAGCGAAACAGGAGAGAAAGTGCATCAATGTTCAGATACCGGCCATTGTGCAAAGGTTCAGGGAGAAAGGGGGTTAGAGGTATGA
- a CDS encoding carbon-phosphorus lyase complex subunit PhnI, translating to MGYVAVTGGQKAIEHASRLVDYFRLKDRGETLKTNQIESQMRLLIDRVMGEGGLYAPEYAALALKQSEGDPAEAAFLLRAYRSTLPRNYYSLTAEPGDMRVVRRISSSFKDIPGGQLLGPTYDYTHRLLNFHLRNEDEQEIQSFLESMNLDAEDIKFEHTFQKVADLLRDQGFLSNREKKEEEPFDITREKITFPASRSARLQSLARGETGAMTAMAYSSMRGYGVVHPTIGELRVGQTDVHIPYPFGDKDDSLYIGEVLLTEVETINSFTQNDEGEVEFMLGYGLTFGQNEVKAIAMAILERSLETKGTSPAQDEEFVLLHIDSIESNGFVSHLKLPHYITFQSTLDRIRQAQAETASKTAQFEREGSFSHT from the coding sequence GTGGGGTATGTAGCAGTAACTGGAGGGCAAAAAGCGATTGAGCATGCAAGTCGTCTAGTTGATTATTTTCGCTTAAAGGATAGGGGAGAAACCTTAAAAACGAATCAAATTGAAAGTCAAATGCGCCTTTTGATCGATCGGGTGATGGGAGAAGGCGGCTTATATGCACCTGAATATGCAGCCCTTGCCCTCAAGCAATCAGAAGGAGATCCTGCTGAAGCGGCATTTTTATTAAGAGCCTATCGCTCTACTCTTCCAAGAAACTATTATTCTCTTACCGCCGAACCAGGGGACATGAGAGTGGTCAGAAGAATTTCCTCTTCATTTAAAGATATCCCTGGCGGACAGCTGCTTGGTCCAACCTATGATTATACCCATCGCTTATTAAATTTTCATTTAAGAAATGAAGATGAACAAGAAATTCAATCATTTTTGGAATCTATGAATCTCGATGCAGAAGACATCAAGTTTGAACACACTTTTCAAAAGGTTGCAGACTTGTTGAGAGATCAGGGTTTTCTTTCAAACCGGGAGAAGAAAGAAGAGGAGCCTTTTGATATTACCAGGGAAAAAATAACGTTTCCGGCTTCACGATCTGCCAGGCTTCAATCTCTTGCAAGGGGTGAAACTGGAGCCATGACGGCGATGGCTTACAGCAGTATGAGAGGGTATGGAGTCGTTCATCCGACGATTGGAGAATTGCGGGTTGGACAAACAGATGTTCATATCCCATATCCGTTCGGAGATAAGGATGACAGTCTCTATATTGGAGAAGTCCTGCTGACTGAAGTTGAAACCATCAACTCTTTTACACAGAACGATGAGGGAGAAGTCGAGTTTATGCTAGGTTACGGACTGACATTTGGTCAAAACGAAGTAAAGGCGATCGCTATGGCCATTTTGGAAAGAAGCTTGGAGACTAAGGGGACATCCCCTGCACAGGATGAAGAGTTTGTGCTGCTGCATATAGACAGCATTGAATCAAATGGCTTTGTCTCCCATTTGAAATTGCCTCATTATATTACCTTTCAATCCACTTTGGATCGAATCCGGCAGGCTCAGGCAGAAACAGCTTCTAAAACAGCCCAATTCGAAAGAGAAGGATCGTTCAGTCATACATAA